Part of the Salvelinus fontinalis isolate EN_2023a chromosome 1, ASM2944872v1, whole genome shotgun sequence genome is shown below.
gtgctctcactctagtggtagcatgagacggagtctacaacccacacaagtggctcaggtagtgcagctcatccaggatggcacatcaatgcgagctgtggcaagaaggtttgctgtgtctgtcagcatagtgtccagagcatggaggtgctaccaggagacaggccagtacatcaggagacgtgtaggagggcaacaacccagcagcaggaccgctacctccgcctttgtgcaaggaggtgtactgccagagccctgcaaaataacctccagcaggccacaaatgtgcatgtgtctgctcaaacggtcagaaacagactccatgagggtggtatgagggcccgacgtccacaggtgggggttgtgcttacagcccaacaccgtgcaggacgtttggcatttgccagagaacaccaagattggcaaattcgccactggtgccctgtgctcttcacagatgaaagcaggttcacactgagcacatgtgacagagtctggagacgcagtggagaacgttctgctgcctgcaacatcctccagcatgaccggtttggcggtgggtcagtcatggtgtggagtggcatttctttgtggggccgcacagtcctccatgtgctcgccagaggtagcctgactgccattaggtaccgagatgagatcctcagaccccttgtgagaccatatgctgacacatgcacatttgtggcctgctggaggtcattttgcagggctctggcagtgcacctccttgcacaaaggtggaggtagcggtcctgctgctgggttgttgccctcctacggcctcctccacgtctcctgatgtactggcctgtctcctggtagcgcctccatgctctggacactacgctgacagacacagcaaaccttcttgccacagctcgcattgatgtgccatcctggatgagctgcactacctgagccacttgtgtggtttgtagactccgtctcatgctaccactaaagtgaaagcaccgccagcattcaaaagtgaccaaaacatcagccaggaagcataggaactgagaagtggtctgtggtcaccacctgcagaaccattcctgttttgggggtgtcttactaattgcctataatttccaccttttgtctattccatttgcacaacagcatgtgaaatttattgtcaatcagtgttgcttcctaagtggacagtttgatttcacagaagtgtgattgacttggagttacattgtgttgtttaagtgttccctttatttttttgagcagtgtatatagttattaccgcctcagaaattgcagcccaaataaatgctttacagaggtcaagtaacagacacatctcaacatcaactcttcagaggagactacgtgaatcaggccttcatggttgaattgctgcaaagaaaccactactaaagaacaccaataataagaagagacttgcttggaccaagaaacacgagcaatggacattagaccggtctgaatctgtcctttggtctggtgtCCAAATTGGagacttttggttccaaccgcagtgtctttgtgagacacagtctgggtgaacggatgatctctgcatgtgtatttcccaccgtgaagcatggaggaggaggtgttatggtgtgtgtggtgctttgctggtgacactgtctgtgatgtatttgcaattcaaggcacacttaaccaacatggctaccacagcattctgcagcgatacgccatcccatctggtttgtgcttagtgagactatcatttgtttttcaacaggacaatgacccaacacacctccaagctgtgtaagtgCTTtttaccaagaagaagagtgatggagtgctgcatcagatgacctggcctccgcaaTCCCCCGACCTCCAccaaattgaaatggtttgggatgagttggaccgtagagtgaaggaaaagcagccaacaagtggtcagcatatgtgggaaccccttcaagactgttggaaaagcattccaggtgaagctggttgagagaatgccaaaagtgtgcaaagctgtcatagggctatcttctgtataccccctctaccttgtcacaacacaactgattggctcaaacacattaagaagaaaagattttccacaaattaacttctaaGAAGGCACATctcttaattgaaatgcattccaggtgactagctcatgaagctggttgagagaatgccaagagggtgcaaagctgtcatccaggcaaagggtgactatttgaagaatctcaaataaaacatatattttgatttgtttaacacttttttggctactacatgattccatatgtgttatttcattgttttgatgtcttcacttttattctacaatgtagaaaatataaaaaataaagaaaaacccttgaatcagtaggtgttctaaaacttttgaccggtagtgtatatacatatatatatatcatttattTTTTAGCAAAAAATAtgggctctgccccacctgccctgaatgacgggtcgccactgcctCTGCTGAGTCCCCATGTTCTGGTTTACaagggaaatggaaagagagcctgtggatgttagtttattagtttagtttcttagtttatttatgtattatatcaATTTGTAATAACTCTGTAATAAATATGCTATACATGTAAATATGTAATAAAACACATTGGTTGAAACTGTGTGTTTATGTTTACCATTCTAAGACATCTCGATGATCCACCCTAAGGCTCTAGTTTCTTAAAAAGATAACTATATATTCTTCATATATTAATATATTACTGCCAACAAAGACCCGCACAATGGGAAATACAGGAAAAAAAGACAATTTTATTGAATTTATTTACAGTTGACTACAGAGGAGATAAGAAGTTGAACGATGCTTTCTTTAGTTTAGATCATCTCTAGTGGTTCTATCACGGAGGAGTGGATCATCTCTATTGGTTCTATCACAGAGGAGTGGATCATCTCTATTGGTTCTATCACGGAGGAGTGGATCATCTCTAGTGGTTCTATCACGGAGGAGTGGGTCATCTCTAGTGGTTCTATCACGGAGGAGTGGGTCATCTCTAGTGGTTCTATCACGGAGGAGTGGGTCATCTCTAGTGGTTCTATCACGGAGGAGTGGGTCATCTCTAGTGGTTCTATAACGGAGGAGTGGGTCATCTCTATTGGTTCTATCAGGGAGGAGTGGGTCATCTCTATTGGTTCTATCAGGGAGGAGTGGGTCATCTCTAGTTGTTCTATCACGGAGGAGTGGGTCATCTCTAGTGGTTCTATAACGGAGGAGTGGGTCATCTCTATTGGTTCTATCACGGAGGAGTGGGTCATCTCTATTGGTTCTATCACGGAGGAGTGGGTCATCTCTATTGGTTCTATCACGGAGGAGTGGAACACACAGAATACATAGAGTTACAAATTACAGTAGGAGTAGATCGGTCCTCGTTCCTCCAACGATTGTCCTTTTTTTGTCTGTTTCAGCTAAGACCACAAGAGCAATGTTGAGTTTCTTTTTGAAGAAGATCTTTGCTCTAAAGATGCAAGATTGTAGCCTGGTCTCTGATCTGTTTAAGAAGTCATTGTATTTTAGTTGAAGTTTTACCCAAACGTCAATGGTTACAATGCTGCTGGTTACAATGCTGGTTACAATGCTGCTGGTTACAATGCTGGTTACAATGCTGGTTACAATGCTGGTTACAATGCTGGTTACAATGCTGGTTGATTTACTTTTTGTGAATCCAAATGTGTTGTCCACGTTGATTCCACATCAAAATAGGTTGACaaatgacgttgaaccaatgtTTATTCAACCAGTGCGTGCCCAGTGGGGTAAGTGAAGAGTTGCTTCCATTTCattatctctccttccctcaccttatctccccttccctccccttatctccccttccctccccttatctccccctccctccccttatctccccttccctcaccttatctccccttccctccccttatCTCCCcttatctccccctccctccccttatCTCCCCTTCCCTCACCTTATCTCCGCTTCCCTCCCCTTATCTCCCCTTCCCTCACCTTATCTCCCCTTCCCTCACCTTATCTCCCCTTCCCTCACCttatctccccttccctccccttatctccccttccctccccttatctccccctccctccccttatctccccttccctccccttatCTCCCAATCTCTCCCCTTATCTCCCCTTATCTCCCCTTCCCTCACCTTATCTCCGCTTCCCTCCCCTTATCTCCTCTTCCCTCACCTTATCTCCCCTTCCCTCACCTTATCTCCCCTTATCTCCCCATATCTCCCCTTACCTCAccctatctctccttccctccccttcccCCACATTATCTCCCCTTCCCTCACCTTATATCTCCTTCCCTCACCTTATCTCCCCTTCCCTCACcttatctctccttccctcaccttATCTCCCCATCCCTCACCTTATCTCCCCTTCCCTCAAcctatctctccttccctcccctcccccccccccttatctccccttccctcaccttatctctccttcccttccctcaccttatctctccttccctccccttatCTCACCTTACCTCCCCTTATCTCCCCTTCCCTCAActtatctctccttccctcaccttctctccttctctcaccttatctctccttccctcaccttATCTCCCCTTCCCACCCcttatctctcttccctccccttatctctcttccctccccttatctccccttccctccccttatctccccttccctccccttatCTCCGATTCCCTCACcttatctctcttccctcccctaaTCTCCCCTTCCCTCACCgtatctctcttccctccccttatCTCCCCTTATCTCCCCTTCCCTCACCTTATCTCTCCTTCGCTCACCAACCCTAATcttatctctccttccctcaccttATCTCTCCTTCGCTCACCAACCCTAATcttatctctccttccctcaccttatctctccttccctccccttatCTCCCCTTCCCTCACCTTATCTCTCATTTGCTCACCAACCCTAATcttatctctccttccctcaccttATCTCTCCTTCGCTCACCAACCCTAATcttatctctccttccctcaccgtatctctccttccctcaccttatctctccttccctcaccttatctctccttccctcaccttATCTCTCCTTCACCTTGTCTCGCaaatgttatttttctattttctttctatactgaacaaaacaagataatccatccacctgacaggtgtgacatgtCAAGAAACAaattaaaaagcatgatcattacacaggtgtaccttgtgctgggggacaataaaaggccactctaaaacatgtcgctgtcacggatccctccggaactgtcCTTATGCACGCCTGCTCCCTATTCCCATTTGATTAATAATTGTATaagtctgccctctgttcaccattgtcctgtcgattattgttacaatgtccgttggtcgtgtgagtacctgtgccttGTTGTTTTGCCATTGtggatgattacgggtctcgagAATTTggaagtatgtccaaccggcctcataaccgcagaccacatgtaaccacaccagcccgaGACCTCGacttccggcttcttcacctgcgggatcatctgagaccagccaaccgGGCAGCCGATGAAACTGtcgagtatttctgtctgtaataaagccctttttagggggaaaaactaattcttattggctgggcctggttcccAAGTGGGTAGGCCTAAATCCAAGTGGGTTGGCcctaatccatagattagggcctaaataatttatttcaattgactgatacccttaactcagtaaaatctttgaaacttGCGTTTTGTATTTTATAGTTTAAATTTTAGTTCtgcacacttctctctctctctcacactctctctggcACAAGCGTGATTTAGCGGTCGTGTGTGTTGCTGTTGTTTGAGGaatgaaataaatgaaatattGGTGTGGGACAGGGTTTGGGTTAGTGTGAAGGATTGTGAAGGAATTGGCTAGAGAAGGATGGGACAGGGATGTTCTGCATGTCTTGAGGAGCTGTAGGTGGAGGCTAGAGGATGGGACAGGGTTTGGGTTAGTGTGAAGGATTGTGAAGGAATTGGCTAGAGAAGGATGGGACAGGGTTTGGGTTAGTGTGAAGGATTGTGAAGGAATTGGCTAGAGAAGGATGGGACAGGGATGTTCTGCATGTCTTGAGGAGCTGTAGGTGGAGGCTAGAGGATGGGACAGGGTTTGGGTTAGTGTGAAGGATTGTGAAGGAATTGGCTAGAGAAGGATGGGACAGGGTTTGGGTTAGTGTGAAGGATTGTGAAGGAATTGGCTAGAGAAGGATGGGACAGGGATGTTCTGCATGTCTTGAGGAGCTGTAGGTGGAGGCTAGAGGATGGGACAGGGTTTGGGTTAGTGTGAAGGATTGTGAAGGAATTGGCTAGAGAAGGATGGGACAGGGTTTGGGTTAGTGTGAAGGATTGTGAAGGAATTGGCTAGAGAAGGATGGGACAGGGTTTGGGTTAGTGTGAAGGATTGTGAAGGAATTAGCTAGAGAAGGATGGGACAGGGATGTTCTGCATGTCTTGAGGAGCTGTAGGTGGAGGCTAGAGGATGGGACAAGGATGTTCTGCATGTCTTGAGGAGCTGTAGGTGGAGGCTAGAGGATGGGACAAGGATGTTCTGCATGTCTTGAGGAGCTGTAGGTGGAGGCTAGAGGATGGGACAAGGATGTTCTGCATGTCTTGAGGAGCTGTAGGTGGAGGCTAGAGAAGGATGGGACAAGGATGTCTACATGTCTTGATGAGCTGTAGGTGGAGGCTAGAGGATGGGACAAGGATGTTCTGCATGTCTTGAGGAGCTGTAGGTGAAAGCTAGAGAAGGTGGTGCTGAAGCATATGGGCTTCCTATAAGGCTGGGAACTTTGGATGGTGAGGACTTAGATTACATAGTTGGCCATACTTAGATTGGGAGTGGCAGGTACAGTAGGTATGGGTAGTTAGTTTGCATGACTGGGTTTAGGTTAggttggtttgggttgggttTGTACTGGGTTTGTTCTGAGTTGGGTTTGTTCTGAGTTGGGTTTGTTCTGGGTTGGGTTTGTTCTGGGTTTGTTCTGGTTTGGGTTTGTTCTGGGATGGGTTTGTTCTGGGTTGGGTTGGTTCTAAGTTGGGTTTGTTCTGGGTTGGGGTTGTTCTGGGTTGGGTTTGTTCTGGGTTGGGGTTGTTCTGGGTTGGGGTTGTTCTGGGTTGGGGTTATTCTGGGTTGGGGTTATTCTGGGTTGGGTTTGTTCTGGGTTTGTTCTGGGTTGGGTTGTTCTGGGGTTGTTCTCAGTTGGGTTTGTTCTGGGTTGGGTTTGTTCTGGGTTTGTTCTGAGTTGGGTTTGTTCTGGGTTGGGTTTGTTCTGGGTTGGGGTtgttctggtttgggaatgttctggtttgggaatgttctGGGTTTGTTCTGGGTTAGGTTGTTCTGGGTTGGGTTTGTTGTAGGTTAGGTTGTTCTGGGTTGGGTTTGTTGTAGGTTAggttggtttgggttgggttTGTTCTGGGTTTGTTCTGGGTTGGGTTGTTCTGGGGTTGTTCCGGGTTGGGTTGTTCTGGGTTTGTTCTCGGTTGGGTTGTTCTGGGGTTGTTCTCGTTTGGGGTGTTCTGGGTTGGTTATATGGTGATATCAATGGTTATTTTATTGTGTGTTACTTTAGATACTTTAGATAGGCAGAGTTAGATGGCGTAGTCGGCTAGAGTGGGGATGGTAGCTGAGGCTTGGAGAGTTGGGGTTTTAGTCGGCTAgagtagggaagggaagggaggtaggaggggtagTTGGCATGGCTGTTGGTTTGTGCTGGGTTATATATTTAGTTTGAGATCCAGTGGAGGAGCAGGGGAAGGAGGAGCAACAGGTAGCTGAGATTTCCTTCCAGCTTGGATACGTTTCCTGTCACGTTGCAGTCATCAGAGAAACAGCAGTGAACTCTGACCCCTGGTGACCGGTAACCCTGACTGTTGGCCTGGCTACAGAAAGACTTGTAGGAGCAGGACTTCATCACtccgcctgagagagagagagaatgagacagagtgaaagagagagagagacagagtgaaagagagagagagagagagagagagagagagagagagagagagagagagagagagagagagagagagaatgagacagagtgaaagagagagagagacagagtgaaagagagagagagagagagagagagagagagagagagagagagagagagagagagagaatgagacagagagaaagagatagagagagagatagagagagagagagagagagagagagagagagagagagagagagagagagagagagagagaaagagagagagaggaaaacagatagagagagagaatgagaaagagatacagagagagagagaagaagagatatTGACAGAGAAAAAATAGAGACAGCGAGAGCGAGACAAAGTATGAATGGAGAGGGAGCAGGGGCGAGAAAGtgcagagggagaagagagagaaacattgaAATAcctttgttaacctgttggggatgggggcgctgtttagactatttatgctaatgtggctaattttttaaacggcttcccacaaaatccttgatcgtacaatatgcatattattattattattggatagaaaacagtctatagtttctataggagttgaaattttgtctctaagtggaacagagcccattctacagcaatttccctgacatgga
Proteins encoded:
- the LOC129865555 gene encoding prostate stem cell antigen-like, yielding MLVTLRNNLNGHDRGQKGEALQCYSCMGSSDEDCNRQGSKTCPSYSDACAVVRGHGSELNSGVMKSCSYKSFCSQANSQGYRSPGVRVHCCFSDDCNVTGNVSKLEGNLSYLLLLLPLLLHWISN